In one window of Nakamurella sp. PAMC28650 DNA:
- the pknB gene encoding Stk1 family PASTA domain-containing Ser/Thr kinase, whose protein sequence is MTGHLFGDRYQVGDTLGFGGMSEVHRGRDLRLGRDVAIKVLRADLARDPSFQTRFRREAQNAASLNHPAIVAVYDTGETQGEASTIPYIVMEYVDGETLRDLLKREGSLAPKRAMEIVADVCAALDFSHRHGIVHRDIKPANVMLTRAGAVKVMDFGIARAVADGQATMTATAAVIGTAQYLSPEQARGEAVDARSDVYATGCVLFELLVGAPPFTGDSPVAVAYQHVREEPKAPSEVKPGLPKELDSIVLKALNKNPLNRYQTAAEMRSDLVRALSGQAVHATPVMSDEERTTLMRATPERVGLAVMPGPSLLAPPRRPMADDIWEDEEPDRAKKVWGYVGIGVLCLALLAGAIFLTMKLTRSSTAIPQVPVPQVQGQTRAAAEKAITGVGLILGVESPLASDTVPSGSVVSQNPSGGTPIDKGKSVSLVISTGISQVTVPNLNGMNVTDAKAQLNKLGLQMGTPTKQLSSDAQKDTVISQKPPTNTSAKPGSTVDVVVGSGPSYQTVPSDLVGKSYDQAAAELGKLGLKASKTSIDGTAPKDQVLSFTGALAGGRVQTGTTLVINVSNNALFVMPPLSNLPLQAAVAQLNALGWKGDVNTINQRTSPTKDITLVGLIASGTAGVPGANQQPTQVPAQTPAANLTVNKTVGVTLVVYEKQSIPVPSFTPDVTTQAEIQNQLTAAGFTNYTLNIINPAQPPHVPHTFASLSGVNAGDPVPFDTAFTITINGDPPKPTPTPTPTPTTAATSPSSSTAAPTTPTSPTRRTP, encoded by the coding sequence ATGACGGGACATCTGTTCGGCGACCGCTACCAGGTCGGCGACACCCTCGGCTTCGGCGGCATGTCGGAGGTGCACCGGGGACGCGACCTGCGCCTCGGCCGCGACGTGGCGATCAAGGTGCTCCGGGCCGATCTGGCGCGCGACCCGTCCTTCCAGACCCGTTTCCGCCGGGAGGCGCAGAACGCCGCCTCCCTGAACCACCCGGCGATCGTGGCCGTCTACGACACCGGCGAGACCCAGGGCGAGGCCAGCACCATCCCCTACATCGTGATGGAGTACGTCGACGGGGAGACCCTGCGCGATCTGCTCAAGCGAGAGGGCTCGCTCGCCCCCAAGCGGGCGATGGAGATCGTCGCCGACGTCTGCGCGGCCCTGGACTTCTCCCACCGGCACGGCATCGTGCACCGCGACATCAAGCCCGCGAACGTGATGCTGACCAGAGCCGGTGCCGTCAAGGTGATGGACTTCGGCATCGCCAGGGCGGTCGCCGACGGCCAGGCCACCATGACGGCCACCGCGGCCGTCATCGGCACCGCCCAGTACCTCTCGCCGGAACAGGCCCGCGGCGAGGCGGTCGACGCCCGGTCCGACGTCTACGCCACGGGTTGTGTGCTGTTCGAACTGCTGGTCGGCGCCCCGCCGTTCACCGGGGATTCCCCCGTCGCGGTCGCCTACCAGCATGTCCGCGAAGAACCGAAGGCTCCGAGCGAGGTCAAGCCCGGACTGCCGAAGGAACTCGATTCGATCGTTCTCAAGGCGCTCAACAAGAATCCGTTGAACCGCTACCAGACGGCGGCCGAGATGCGGTCCGACCTGGTCAGGGCACTGTCCGGCCAAGCCGTGCACGCCACCCCGGTGATGAGCGACGAGGAGCGCACGACTCTGATGCGTGCGACTCCGGAGCGCGTCGGCCTCGCGGTCATGCCCGGCCCATCACTGCTGGCTCCGCCGCGACGCCCGATGGCGGACGACATCTGGGAGGACGAGGAGCCCGACCGCGCCAAGAAGGTCTGGGGCTACGTCGGGATCGGGGTGCTGTGCCTTGCCCTTCTCGCCGGCGCCATCTTCCTGACGATGAAGCTCACCAGGTCGAGCACCGCCATCCCGCAGGTACCGGTCCCGCAGGTGCAGGGCCAGACCAGGGCCGCCGCCGAGAAGGCGATCACCGGCGTCGGCCTGATCCTCGGGGTCGAGAGTCCTCTGGCCTCCGACACGGTGCCCAGCGGCAGCGTGGTCAGCCAGAACCCGAGCGGCGGGACCCCCATCGACAAGGGCAAGTCGGTCAGCCTGGTGATCAGCACCGGGATCTCGCAGGTGACCGTTCCGAACCTGAACGGCATGAATGTCACCGACGCCAAGGCGCAGCTCAACAAGCTGGGCCTCCAGATGGGGACCCCGACCAAACAACTGTCGTCGGACGCGCAGAAGGACACCGTCATCTCCCAGAAGCCCCCGACGAACACCTCGGCGAAACCTGGCAGCACCGTGGACGTCGTGGTCGGCAGTGGACCGTCCTACCAGACGGTGCCCAGCGATCTGGTGGGTAAGTCCTACGACCAGGCGGCGGCCGAGCTGGGCAAGCTGGGCCTCAAGGCCAGCAAGACCAGCATCGACGGGACGGCCCCGAAGGACCAGGTGCTCAGCTTCACGGGTGCCCTGGCCGGCGGGCGGGTGCAGACCGGGACCACGCTGGTCATCAACGTCTCCAACAACGCCTTGTTCGTGATGCCCCCCCTGTCGAACCTGCCCCTCCAGGCCGCAGTCGCCCAGTTGAACGCGCTGGGCTGGAAGGGCGACGTCAACACGATCAACCAACGCACCTCGCCGACCAAGGACATCACCCTTGTCGGGTTGATCGCGAGCGGGACCGCCGGAGTGCCCGGCGCCAACCAGCAGCCCACCCAGGTGCCGGCGCAGACACCGGCCGCGAATCTGACCGTGAACAAGACCGTCGGGGTCACCCTGGTGGTCTACGAGAAGCAGAGCATTCCGGTACCCAGCTTCACGCCGGACGTCACGACACAGGCCGAGATCCAGAATCAGCTCACTGCGGCCGGGTTCACCAACTACACCCTGAACATCATCAACCCGGCTCAGCCCCCCCACGTTCCGCACACCTTCGCGTCCCTGTCCGGTGTGAACGCAGGCGACCCGGTCCCGTTCGACACTGCGTTCACCATCACGATCAACGGCGACCCACCGAAGCCCACACCCACACCTACCCCGACCCCCACGACGGCGGCCACGTCACCTTCGTCGAGCACCGCCGCCCCGACGACGCCGACCAGTCCCACCCGACGCACGCCCTGA
- a CDS encoding serine/threonine-protein kinase, with product MALTPGLLLSDRYRLTHRIAVGGMGEVWAADDTRLARHVAVKILKSELTSDPEFVDRFRAEARITASLNHSGIAAVYDYGEVASIAGGPRDTAYLVMELVTGEPLSAVLARTPRLSVPRVLDVIEQSGRALQVAHARALVHRDVKPGNILITPTGQVKITDFGIAKVAHQVPVTRGGMVMGTAQYLSPEQAAGNESFPPSDVYALGVVAYESLAGTRPFNGENPIAVAMAHVRDEPPPLPPDIPPPVAALVMRMLAKDPARRFPDGGSVARAVGVVRGGVRPGFPAPGPITGSFPVGGGSAVAGRSPATEAVARRSYASPSQGAPSQAAPSYAPPVRSSVPVFAADRTQAHYPPPVNRRTGLAVLIAVLVLLIVGIAGAIVLTNAGTPGSSRTTSWPGGGLHSASAGNFGDVGAS from the coding sequence ATGGCGCTGACCCCGGGGCTCCTGCTGTCCGACCGCTACCGGCTGACGCACCGGATCGCGGTCGGGGGGATGGGTGAGGTCTGGGCCGCCGACGACACCCGGCTGGCCCGGCACGTCGCCGTGAAGATCCTGAAGTCCGAGCTCACCAGCGACCCGGAATTCGTCGACCGGTTCCGGGCGGAGGCCAGGATCACCGCCTCGCTCAACCACTCCGGGATCGCGGCGGTCTACGACTACGGAGAGGTCGCCAGCATCGCCGGCGGCCCGCGTGACACGGCCTACCTGGTGATGGAACTCGTGACCGGCGAACCACTCTCGGCCGTACTGGCCCGCACTCCGCGGCTGTCGGTGCCGCGTGTCCTGGACGTCATAGAGCAGTCCGGCCGGGCCCTGCAGGTGGCGCACGCCCGGGCCCTGGTGCACCGGGACGTCAAGCCGGGCAACATATTGATCACTCCGACGGGCCAGGTCAAGATCACCGACTTCGGCATCGCCAAGGTTGCCCATCAGGTCCCGGTGACGCGGGGCGGGATGGTGATGGGCACCGCGCAGTACCTCTCCCCCGAGCAGGCCGCCGGCAACGAGTCGTTCCCGCCCTCCGACGTCTACGCCCTCGGTGTGGTCGCCTACGAGAGCCTGGCCGGTACCCGTCCGTTCAACGGCGAGAACCCGATCGCGGTCGCGATGGCGCACGTGCGTGACGAACCACCGCCGCTGCCGCCGGACATCCCGCCGCCGGTGGCGGCGCTCGTCATGCGGATGCTCGCCAAGGACCCGGCACGACGGTTCCCCGACGGCGGATCGGTGGCCAGAGCCGTCGGCGTGGTCCGCGGCGGCGTCCGGCCCGGCTTCCCCGCACCCGGACCCATCACCGGATCGTTCCCTGTCGGGGGTGGCTCAGCCGTCGCGGGCCGGAGCCCGGCGACCGAAGCCGTCGCCCGACGGTCCTACGCCTCGCCGTCCCAGGGCGCGCCGTCCCAGGCCGCGCCGTCCTACGCGCCGCCGGTGCGTTCGTCGGTCCCGGTGTTCGCCGCCGATCGGACCCAGGCGCACTACCCGCCGCCGGTCAACCGCCGGACCGGGCTCGCCGTGCTGATCGCGGTCCTGGTGCTGCTGATCGTCGGGATCGCCGGTGCGATCGTCCTGACGAACGCGGGCACGCCTGGTTCCAGCCGCACCACCTCCTGGCCGGGTGGCGGGCTTCACAGTGCATCGGCAGGCAACTTCGGCGACGTTGGCGCGTCGTGA
- a CDS encoding penicillin-binding protein 2 translates to MKRPLRRVGTAITVLVVLLLANITYIQVVKASAYRADPNNPRTAQAEYTQPRGQITTAKGTVLAQSVPSNDNFKYQRKYPLGATYGAVTGYFSSLYGATGIEQSQSSILSGSDDTLIGNRFSDLLTGRAPQGGNVQLSIVDAVQQAAYNGLKDKNYVGAVVAIAPSTGAILALATSPSYDPTPLASHLQAVQKAESKRINSSIPSVRLNRATAAVYPPGSTFKLIVSGAALQNGYTPTSSVPGVSKMTLPGGGATLSNFDNETCGTGGGADVTLTEALAHSCNTAFATVGIALGADPLKAQAAALGVDPAGFNVGIPVVGSRVGAMIDGAAVGQSSIGQRDVAFTPMQDAVIAATIANHGKRMAPYLVDKTTKPDFSLINQTSPTMVNQSMPTAVADQVRDMMIQSEKDTSGANPFQGVVIASKTGTAEHGTDPKNTPPDCWYVAFAPANNPQVAVAVLVENGGDLGLKATGGAVAGPIGRAVISAALTSQ, encoded by the coding sequence GTGAAGAGACCCCTGCGCCGGGTCGGTACCGCCATCACCGTTCTGGTCGTGCTGCTGCTGGCCAACATCACCTACATCCAGGTGGTGAAGGCGTCTGCCTACCGGGCCGATCCGAACAATCCGCGGACCGCCCAGGCGGAGTACACCCAGCCCCGCGGCCAGATCACGACGGCCAAGGGCACCGTGCTGGCCCAGTCGGTACCCAGCAACGACAACTTCAAGTACCAGCGCAAGTACCCGCTCGGCGCGACCTACGGCGCCGTCACCGGCTACTTCTCCTCCCTCTACGGAGCGACCGGCATCGAGCAGTCGCAGAGTTCGATCCTCTCCGGATCGGACGACACCCTGATCGGCAACCGGTTCTCGGACCTGCTCACCGGCCGCGCCCCCCAGGGCGGCAACGTGCAGCTGAGCATCGTGGACGCCGTCCAACAGGCCGCTTACAACGGACTCAAGGACAAGAACTACGTCGGGGCCGTGGTCGCGATCGCGCCGAGCACGGGGGCCATCCTCGCGCTGGCCACCTCCCCGTCCTACGACCCGACGCCGCTGGCCAGCCACTTGCAGGCGGTGCAGAAGGCCGAGTCGAAGCGGATCAACTCCTCGATACCCTCGGTCCGCCTGAACCGGGCCACCGCTGCCGTCTACCCGCCCGGCTCGACGTTCAAGCTGATCGTCTCTGGGGCAGCGTTGCAGAACGGCTACACCCCGACCTCCAGCGTGCCGGGGGTGTCGAAGATGACGCTGCCGGGCGGCGGGGCCACGCTGTCGAACTTCGACAACGAGACCTGCGGGACCGGCGGCGGTGCCGACGTCACCCTCACCGAAGCATTGGCCCACTCGTGCAACACCGCATTCGCGACCGTCGGGATCGCGCTCGGTGCCGACCCGCTGAAGGCCCAGGCCGCGGCGCTCGGTGTCGATCCGGCCGGGTTCAACGTCGGCATCCCGGTGGTCGGGTCGCGGGTCGGCGCGATGATCGACGGTGCCGCGGTCGGTCAGAGCAGCATCGGCCAGCGCGACGTCGCCTTCACCCCGATGCAGGATGCGGTGATCGCGGCCACCATCGCCAATCACGGGAAGCGGATGGCGCCGTACCTGGTCGACAAGACCACGAAACCGGACTTCTCGCTGATCAACCAGACCTCGCCGACCATGGTCAACCAGTCGATGCCGACGGCCGTCGCCGACCAGGTCCGCGACATGATGATCCAGTCGGAGAAGGACACCTCGGGCGCGAACCCGTTCCAGGGCGTCGTCATCGCCTCGAAGACCGGGACCGCCGAGCACGGTACGGACCCCAAGAACACCCCGCCCGACTGCTGGTACGTGGCCTTCGCGCCCGCGAACAACCCACAGGTCGCGGTGGCCGTCCTCGTCGAGAACGGCGGTGACCTCGGGCTCAAGGCGACCGGTGGGGCTGTCGCGGGGCCGATCGGGCGGGCCGTCATCAGCGCCGCCCTGACCAGCCAGTGA
- a CDS encoding FtsW/RodA/SpoVE family cell cycle protein yields MLVFAAVIVTSALIVVELNQGRGLTLHLAYYGGGYLVALTFAHLMIRRFAPYADPVLLPLVALLNGIGLVMIYRLDLAAANRATANGDPIPTAQAPAQLLWTGLSLVLFLGVLAIIRDHTVLAKYSYTLLLFGLLFLALPGVLPAKYSAVNGAQIWIKIPHLFSIQPSEFAKIALMIFTAAFLASKQNVLATAGKKIFGLVLPRARDLGPLLLALLICLAVLVRGNDLGTSLLIFGVLLMMLYVATSRVSWLIIGLIGFSGGAFVAYKLFAHVRVRVDIWLHPFADPLNTGYQLVQSLFGLGTGGIFGTGLGAGRPDIVPFASTDFITAAIGEELGLVGLSAILVCYLLIGGRGLRAAIAVKDRFGSILAGGLSFSLVFQMFIVVGGVTRLIPLTGLTTPFLSYGGSSLLANYIILALLIRISDSSRRPPAPKPVRKVPLLEAQTEMFPVAKVEAS; encoded by the coding sequence ATGTTGGTGTTCGCGGCGGTCATCGTCACCTCCGCCCTGATCGTGGTGGAGCTCAACCAGGGTCGCGGACTGACCCTGCACCTGGCCTACTACGGCGGCGGCTACCTGGTCGCGCTGACCTTCGCGCACCTGATGATCAGGCGTTTCGCGCCCTACGCCGACCCGGTGCTGCTTCCGCTGGTGGCGCTGCTGAACGGCATCGGACTGGTGATGATCTACCGCCTCGACCTGGCCGCCGCGAACAGGGCGACCGCCAACGGCGATCCGATCCCCACCGCACAGGCGCCGGCCCAACTGCTCTGGACCGGCCTCTCGCTGGTGCTGTTCCTCGGCGTGCTGGCGATCATCCGGGACCACACCGTGCTGGCGAAGTACTCCTACACGCTGCTGTTGTTCGGTCTCCTGTTCCTCGCGCTGCCCGGCGTGCTGCCGGCCAAGTACTCCGCGGTCAACGGCGCGCAGATCTGGATCAAGATCCCGCACCTGTTCTCGATCCAGCCGAGCGAGTTCGCCAAGATCGCGTTGATGATCTTCACCGCGGCCTTCCTGGCCTCCAAGCAGAACGTCCTGGCGACGGCCGGCAAGAAGATCTTCGGCCTGGTGCTGCCGCGGGCCCGGGACCTGGGTCCGCTGCTGCTGGCCCTGTTGATCTGTCTGGCCGTCCTCGTCCGCGGCAACGACCTCGGCACGTCGCTGCTGATCTTCGGCGTGCTGCTGATGATGCTCTACGTGGCGACGTCGAGGGTGTCATGGCTGATCATCGGCCTGATCGGGTTCAGCGGCGGCGCCTTCGTCGCCTACAAGCTGTTCGCGCACGTCCGGGTGAGAGTGGACATCTGGCTGCACCCGTTCGCCGATCCGCTGAACACCGGCTACCAGCTGGTCCAGTCGCTGTTCGGACTCGGCACCGGCGGGATCTTCGGCACCGGACTGGGCGCCGGACGGCCCGACATCGTGCCGTTCGCCTCCACCGACTTCATCACCGCGGCGATCGGCGAGGAACTCGGCCTGGTCGGGCTCTCCGCGATCCTGGTCTGCTACCTGCTGATCGGCGGTCGTGGCCTTCGCGCCGCCATCGCCGTCAAGGACCGCTTCGGTTCCATCCTCGCCGGCGGACTGTCGTTCTCGTTGGTGTTCCAGATGTTCATCGTCGTCGGCGGCGTCACCCGGCTGATCCCGCTGACCGGCCTGACCACGCCGTTCCTGTCCTACGGAGGCTCGTCCCTGCTCGCGAACTACATCATCCTGGCGCTGCTGATCCGGATCTCGGATTCGTCCCGCCGTCCGCCCGCGCCGAAACCCGTCCGGAAGGTGCCACTGCTGGAAGCCCAGACCGAGATGTTCCCCGTGGCGAAGGTGGAGGCGTCATGA
- a CDS encoding PP2C family serine/threonine-protein phosphatase, with the protein MTHVIRYAARTDRGLLRANNQDSVFAGDRLLVIADGMGGHAAGDVASRLVVAAFVDLDELPLGSDMVRPLTDATREGNAAIAEMVDENPELDGMGTTLTALLFDGPVVALAHVGDSRAYLYRNGVLHQISHDDTFVQSLVDDGRITADEAAHHPQRSLLLRALNGTEMDPSITMREISPGDRFLICSDGLSDVVSPESIADTLAGADTDQVADTLIQLALVGGGPDNVTVIVADVLETGGTGAFGAAGGTTDPEATGPMQPIHLTQRMPRVPLPPIPEDVPAKPEYAQDEEGPDEEDEDEEDEDAEFVSASDADTDSPVGTDGVSDRRLVSAPPAGRWRRRWAFGLALVILVGVGITGSVLWATSKYYVGENGQQVAVFRGVNGSLLGWRFASVQENSCGYSDSGCTPLMVTDLVQAARDQVGAGIPVPTLADARAVITRLTSQQLPPCPVAGSTPGAITSGAVTSGSVTSGTATAGGAAASTAASLPRTAPPPAPTTTPQATAPRTTPKTPVRSSVAKTTARTTPRTTAKSATKTTARNTVPTTVKSPSRSTTQPVTTIVIKPVVPVTTTVTVTVNPQAPSVNGVTQSGQRLRVGSIFGLVPVASPGPITRAAPSVTTPTVTVFTTTTVPLTVAGQSSQSGTPLVSPAAQPGITCRVVP; encoded by the coding sequence ATGACCCACGTCATCAGGTACGCGGCCCGGACCGACCGCGGCCTGCTGCGGGCGAACAACCAGGACTCGGTCTTCGCCGGCGACCGCCTGCTGGTCATCGCCGACGGCATGGGCGGGCATGCCGCGGGCGACGTGGCCTCCCGCCTGGTGGTGGCCGCGTTCGTCGACCTGGACGAGCTGCCTCTGGGCTCCGACATGGTGCGACCACTGACGGACGCCACCCGTGAGGGCAACGCCGCGATCGCCGAGATGGTCGACGAGAACCCGGAACTCGACGGCATGGGCACCACGCTGACGGCGCTGCTGTTCGACGGTCCGGTGGTCGCCCTCGCGCACGTCGGTGACTCCCGCGCGTACCTCTACCGCAACGGCGTCCTGCACCAGATCAGCCACGACGACACGTTCGTGCAGTCATTGGTCGACGACGGCCGGATCACCGCCGACGAGGCTGCCCACCACCCGCAGCGATCGTTGCTGCTGCGCGCCCTCAACGGCACCGAGATGGATCCGTCCATCACCATGCGCGAGATCTCACCCGGCGACCGGTTCCTGATCTGCAGCGACGGGTTGTCCGACGTGGTGTCGCCCGAGTCGATCGCCGACACCCTCGCGGGCGCGGACACCGACCAGGTGGCCGACACGCTGATCCAACTGGCGTTGGTGGGCGGCGGCCCCGACAACGTGACGGTGATCGTCGCCGACGTGCTGGAGACCGGCGGTACCGGCGCGTTCGGCGCCGCCGGGGGAACCACCGACCCCGAGGCCACCGGCCCGATGCAGCCGATCCACCTGACCCAACGGATGCCGAGGGTGCCACTGCCCCCGATCCCGGAGGACGTCCCCGCCAAGCCAGAATACGCCCAGGACGAAGAAGGCCCCGACGAAGAAGACGAGGACGAAGAAGACGAGGACGCCGAGTTCGTCTCGGCGTCGGACGCGGACACCGACTCGCCCGTGGGTACGGACGGGGTCTCCGACCGACGCCTGGTCTCCGCACCGCCGGCCGGCCGGTGGCGCCGCCGGTGGGCATTCGGTCTTGCGCTGGTCATCCTGGTCGGGGTCGGCATCACCGGGTCCGTGCTGTGGGCCACCAGCAAGTACTACGTCGGGGAGAACGGACAGCAGGTCGCTGTCTTCAGGGGGGTGAACGGGTCGCTGCTGGGCTGGCGCTTCGCCTCGGTCCAGGAGAATTCCTGCGGGTACTCCGACTCGGGTTGCACACCGTTGATGGTCACCGATCTGGTCCAGGCCGCGCGGGATCAGGTCGGCGCCGGCATCCCGGTTCCCACCCTGGCCGACGCACGGGCCGTGATCACCCGGCTCACCTCGCAGCAGCTCCCGCCCTGCCCGGTGGCCGGGTCGACGCCCGGCGCCATCACCTCCGGTGCGGTGACCTCCGGCAGCGTGACCTCCGGCACCGCAACGGCCGGCGGTGCGGCAGCGAGCACCGCGGCGAGCCTCCCGAGGACGGCGCCGCCCCCGGCGCCGACCACGACTCCGCAGGCCACTGCACCTCGGACCACTCCGAAGACGCCGGTGAGGAGCTCTGTCGCGAAGACCACGGCCAGGACCACGCCCAGGACAACGGCGAAGAGCGCAACGAAGACCACGGCCAGGAACACCGTCCCGACGACGGTGAAGAGCCCCTCCCGCAGCACCACCCAGCCGGTCACCACGATCGTCATCAAGCCGGTCGTGCCGGTGACCACCACGGTCACCGTCACCGTCAACCCGCAGGCGCCGTCGGTGAACGGGGTGACCCAGAGCGGCCAGCGGCTGCGGGTGGGCTCGATCTTCGGACTGGTCCCGGTGGCCAGCCCCGGTCCGATCACCAGGGCCGCCCCGAGCGTGACGACGCCCACCGTCACCGTCTTCACGACGACCACCGTGCCGCTGACGGTGGCCGGCCAATCGAGCCAGTCGGGCACGCCCCTGGTGAGCCCGGCCGCCCAGCCGGGGATCACCTGCCGAGTGGTCCCGTGA
- a CDS encoding FHA domain-containing protein, which yields MPALILQLTRVGFLILLWVFVLAAIRVVRADLKMASDPRAATGRARPSRKDARRPTPLAAGSMVPAILVVTAGSLAGTRLRLGSGTILIGRAEDSTLVLDDDYASTRHARIVQQGNGYAVEDLGSTNGTYLDRSRITAPTPVPVGVPIRIGRTVIELRP from the coding sequence ATGCCTGCGCTGATCCTCCAGCTGACCAGAGTGGGATTCCTGATCCTGCTCTGGGTCTTCGTGCTGGCTGCGATCAGGGTGGTGCGGGCCGATCTGAAGATGGCCTCCGATCCTCGGGCGGCCACCGGGCGTGCGCGGCCGAGCCGGAAGGACGCACGTCGTCCGACACCCCTGGCAGCCGGGTCGATGGTCCCCGCCATCCTGGTGGTGACCGCCGGTTCGCTGGCCGGCACGAGGCTGCGGTTGGGGTCCGGCACCATCCTGATCGGCCGGGCCGAGGACTCCACGCTCGTGCTCGACGACGACTACGCCTCCACGCGTCACGCACGGATCGTGCAGCAGGGAAACGGTTATGCCGTCGAGGATCTCGGTTCGACGAACGGCACCTACCTCGACCGCTCCAGGATCACCGCACCGACCCCGGTCCCGGTCGGCGTCCCGATCCGGATCGGTCGCACCGTGATCGAGTTGCGCCCATGA
- a CDS encoding DUF3662 and FHA domain-containing protein, with protein sequence MGVIQSFERKLQGAVAGTFARLFGGSVQPTEVADALQSEAANHLQQQAGRTIAPNRYTVRLGRSDHDGVGQDEQRVASALSTMIREYLDEQGWQTFGDVAVTLEESDVLHTGQFRISSLVDPDVGRRSAHRSAGVRSMTQQPEDAGRPPAHQPPSGPQQAYPGDPARPADQPGWAPQPPAGQGQQPPPGWRQPPAEPYGQPAPPSGQQAALPGYGQPAYGQQPPPGYGQQPPAGYGQQPPSGQQPAYNQQPAYDPAYGQQPGYGQPPAPQPGYGQPYAPNSNPYGQPAQYEPPAQYGQPVQPDQYAQPAQYDQYGQPVQPSYGQQPQPGYGQPPAQYGQPDYGQGYGAPQQYGQQAPADLQAVLSVDDGSHRTYQLQRGSNIIGRGQDASFRLPDTSVSRRHVDIYFDGQVAVMHDLGSTNGTSVNGSTVQTWQLADGDVIRVGHSTVVFNTHR encoded by the coding sequence ATGGGCGTCATCCAGAGCTTCGAACGAAAACTGCAGGGCGCCGTCGCCGGTACCTTCGCGCGTCTGTTCGGCGGATCGGTGCAACCGACCGAGGTGGCGGACGCTCTCCAGAGCGAGGCCGCCAACCACCTGCAGCAGCAGGCCGGCCGCACGATCGCCCCCAACCGGTATACGGTCCGGCTCGGACGTTCCGATCATGACGGCGTCGGCCAGGACGAACAACGGGTCGCCTCGGCGTTGTCCACCATGATCAGGGAGTATCTGGACGAGCAGGGTTGGCAGACCTTCGGTGACGTAGCCGTCACACTGGAGGAATCAGATGTCCTGCACACCGGACAGTTCCGCATCAGCTCGCTCGTCGACCCCGACGTCGGCCGGCGTTCGGCCCATCGAAGCGCAGGAGTGCGATCCATGACCCAGCAGCCCGAGGACGCCGGCCGCCCGCCGGCCCACCAGCCACCCAGTGGTCCCCAGCAGGCGTACCCGGGTGACCCGGCCCGGCCCGCCGACCAGCCAGGATGGGCTCCGCAGCCCCCCGCCGGCCAAGGCCAGCAGCCGCCACCCGGCTGGCGTCAGCCCCCGGCCGAACCCTACGGACAGCCCGCGCCTCCCTCGGGCCAGCAGGCCGCGCTACCCGGATACGGTCAGCCGGCGTACGGACAGCAGCCGCCACCGGGTTACGGACAGCAGCCGCCTGCCGGGTACGGGCAGCAGCCGCCGTCAGGCCAGCAGCCCGCTTACAACCAGCAGCCCGCGTACGACCCGGCCTACGGCCAGCAGCCCGGATACGGTCAGCCGCCCGCTCCGCAGCCCGGATACGGACAGCCGTACGCCCCGAACTCGAACCCCTACGGGCAACCGGCCCAGTACGAGCCACCCGCCCAGTACGGTCAGCCGGTGCAGCCCGACCAGTACGCCCAGCCCGCGCAGTACGACCAGTACGGCCAGCCGGTCCAGCCCTCATACGGGCAGCAGCCCCAGCCCGGCTACGGGCAGCCACCCGCCCAGTACGGTCAGCCCGACTACGGCCAGGGTTACGGCGCACCGCAGCAGTACGGCCAGCAGGCCCCCGCCGATCTGCAGGCCGTGCTCAGCGTGGACGACGGCTCGCACCGCACCTATCAACTGCAGCGTGGGTCGAACATCATCGGCCGCGGACAGGACGCCTCGTTCCGGCTGCCCGACACCTCGGTGTCACGTCGTCACGTGGACATCTACTTCGATGGTCAGGTCGCCGTCATGCACGATCTGGGTTCGACCAACGGGACCTCGGTCAACGGTTCCACGGTGCAGACCTGGCAGCTGGCCGACGGTGACGTCATCCGGGTCGGACACTCCACCGTCGTCTTCAACACCCACAGGTGA